One Cyanobacteriota bacterium DNA window includes the following coding sequences:
- a CDS encoding glycosyltransferase, translating into MFEFKGGIQTYSQFFLQALQALCPEWNYRVLLKHDRQAPAHHPFMPTTTFQFAGRAPLPLRTPVYALQLLVAAIQQRPHLIITTHLNFTPVAYWLKQWLGIPYWTVAHGVEAWNIQRPVLRTALQNADRILAVSSYTRNRLLKEQPLDPNHVVLLPNTFDPSRFHIAPKPKSLLHRYNLSPYHCIILTVARLDSQERYKGYDQILRAMPAIRQQLPQAHYVLVGKGNDRPRVESLIQQLGLQDCVTLTGFVPDDELTDHYNLCDVFAMPSKGEGFGIVYLEALACGKPTLGGNQDGAIDALCRGELGVLVNPDDVDAIAHALTRLLQGTYPHPLLYQAEALRQRVINIYGFEQFQAMLAKILQTC; encoded by the coding sequence ATGTTTGAATTCAAGGGTGGGATCCAGACCTACTCTCAGTTTTTCCTCCAGGCACTGCAAGCTCTATGCCCAGAGTGGAACTATCGAGTGTTGTTAAAGCATGATCGACAAGCGCCTGCTCATCACCCTTTCATGCCAACGACTACTTTTCAGTTTGCAGGAAGAGCACCACTCCCATTACGTACTCCAGTCTATGCTCTGCAATTGTTGGTTGCAGCTATTCAACAGCGTCCCCATTTGATTATCACCACACACTTAAATTTCACACCAGTTGCTTATTGGCTAAAACAATGGCTAGGTATTCCCTACTGGACAGTTGCTCACGGTGTAGAGGCGTGGAATATTCAACGTCCAGTCCTGAGGACTGCATTGCAAAATGCTGATCGCATTCTAGCCGTTAGCTCTTATACACGCAATCGACTACTGAAGGAGCAACCTCTTGACCCTAATCATGTTGTATTGCTCCCGAATACCTTTGATCCCAGCCGATTTCATATTGCACCAAAACCAAAGTCCTTGTTACACAGGTATAATTTATCACCCTACCACTGCATTATTCTCACCGTAGCTCGGTTAGACAGCCAAGAGCGATACAAGGGGTATGATCAGATTCTGCGGGCAATGCCAGCGATACGGCAGCAACTACCCCAGGCTCACTATGTGCTGGTGGGCAAGGGGAATGATCGCCCCCGCGTTGAGTCCTTGATTCAACAGTTAGGCTTACAAGACTGTGTAACGCTGACTGGATTTGTTCCTGACGACGAACTGACCGATCACTACAATCTGTGTGATGTATTTGCCATGCCTAGCAAGGGGGAAGGTTTTGGCATTGTGTATCTAGAAGCACTCGCTTGTGGCAAGCCCACTCTGGGGGGAAACCAAGACGGGGCGATCGATGCCCTGTGCCGTGGTGAGCTAGGTGTGTTAGTAAATCCAGACGATGTTGACGCTATTGCCCACGCATTAACCAGGCTGCTACAAGGAACATACCCTCACCCATTGCTATATCAGGCAGAAGCCCTGCGCCAGCGGGTTATTAACATCTATGGATTTGAGCAATTTCAAGCAATGCTGGCCAAGATTCTTCAAACTTGTTGA